Proteins encoded in a region of the Streptomyces sp. NBC_01471 genome:
- a CDS encoding amidohydrolase family protein, with amino-acid sequence MMSSQNSATELPKVISVDDHVIEPAHLFETWLPSKYRDLGPKPFTAGIGDLAYVGGKYRFTTDPEGQVTDWWRYEGEIFPYKRIIAAVGFSRDEMTLDGITREQMRRGCWDPAERLKDMDLNHVEASLCFPTFPRFCGQTFAEAKDKEVGLACVRAYNDWMVEEWCGDSKGRLIPLCLIPLWDIDLAVAEIKRNAARGVRAVTFSEIPTYLGLPSIHSGYWDPFFAACEETGTVVNMHIGSSSQMPAASPDAPPAVQASLSFNNAMASMMDFLFSGVLVKFPRLKLAYSEGQMGWIPYALERADDVWEEHRAWGGVKDLIPEPPSTYYYRQMFCCFFRDKHGIEAIETVGVDNATFETDYPHVDSTWPNTKQVAADHMAGLSDDVAYKLLRGNAIRMLDLPFDRDRTAPTG; translated from the coding sequence ATGATGAGCAGTCAGAACAGTGCAACGGAACTGCCCAAGGTGATCAGCGTGGACGATCACGTGATCGAGCCCGCGCATCTCTTTGAGACGTGGTTGCCGAGCAAGTACCGGGACCTGGGGCCCAAGCCCTTCACGGCTGGGATCGGAGACCTGGCGTACGTCGGGGGGAAGTACCGGTTCACCACCGACCCGGAAGGCCAGGTCACGGACTGGTGGCGGTACGAGGGGGAGATCTTCCCCTACAAGCGGATCATCGCGGCCGTGGGCTTCTCACGGGACGAGATGACGCTCGACGGCATCACCCGTGAACAGATGCGGCGCGGCTGCTGGGATCCAGCGGAGCGGCTCAAGGACATGGACCTCAATCACGTCGAGGCGTCGCTCTGCTTCCCGACCTTCCCGCGCTTCTGCGGCCAGACCTTCGCCGAGGCCAAGGACAAGGAGGTCGGCCTGGCCTGCGTGCGCGCCTACAACGACTGGATGGTCGAGGAGTGGTGCGGGGACAGCAAGGGCCGGCTGATCCCGCTCTGCCTCATCCCGCTCTGGGACATTGATCTGGCCGTGGCGGAGATCAAGCGGAATGCGGCCCGCGGGGTCCGCGCGGTGACCTTCAGTGAGATCCCCACCTATCTGGGGCTCCCGTCGATCCACTCCGGCTACTGGGACCCGTTCTTCGCCGCCTGCGAGGAGACCGGGACGGTGGTGAACATGCACATCGGGTCGTCGTCGCAGATGCCCGCCGCGTCTCCGGACGCCCCGCCCGCCGTACAGGCGTCGCTGTCCTTCAACAACGCGATGGCGTCGATGATGGACTTCCTCTTCTCCGGGGTGCTGGTGAAGTTCCCCCGGCTGAAACTGGCCTACAGCGAGGGCCAGATGGGCTGGATCCCGTACGCCCTGGAGCGCGCGGACGACGTCTGGGAGGAGCACCGGGCCTGGGGCGGGGTGAAGGACCTGATCCCCGAGCCGCCGTCCACGTACTACTACCGGCAGATGTTCTGCTGCTTCTTCCGCGACAAGCACGGCATCGAGGCCATCGAGACGGTGGGCGTGGACAACGCGACGTTCGAGACCGACTATCCGCACGTCGACTCGACCTGGCCGAACACCAAGCAGGTGGCAGCCGACCACATGGCGGGCCTGTCCGACGATGTCGCGTACAAGCTTCTGCGGGGCAACGCGATTCGTATGCTGGACCTGCCGTTCGATCGGGACCGGACGGCCCCCACCGGCTGA
- a CDS encoding DoxX family membrane protein produces the protein MQTMWLSGAEWFAVLRIGLGLWWLESWRHKDKKTWFGGGGVTWAAGIAAEHRWTFVRSSFDRTVKPHPRLMAYVVAYAELALGLGLIVGFLTPIALVGGLLLNLIYLVLMIHDWAEQGQNLMMVLISAVGLFAVCWHSWSLDSVWGLFLR, from the coding sequence ATGCAGACGATGTGGCTCAGCGGAGCCGAATGGTTCGCCGTACTGCGGATCGGTCTCGGGCTGTGGTGGCTGGAGAGCTGGCGCCACAAGGACAAGAAGACCTGGTTCGGCGGGGGCGGTGTCACGTGGGCGGCCGGCATAGCCGCCGAACACCGCTGGACGTTCGTGCGGAGCAGCTTCGACAGGACGGTGAAGCCGCATCCCCGGCTCATGGCCTATGTCGTCGCCTACGCGGAGCTGGCGCTCGGCCTCGGCCTGATCGTGGGCTTCCTGACGCCGATCGCCCTCGTGGGCGGTCTGCTCCTCAACCTGATCTATCTGGTGCTCATGATCCACGACTGGGCCGAGCAGGGGCAGAACCTGATGATGGTGCTGATCTCGGCCGTAGGGCTGTTCGCCGTGTGCTGGCACAGCTGGTCACTGGACAGTGTGTGGGGGCTGTTCCTGCGCTAG
- a CDS encoding LysR family transcriptional regulator translates to MALNPAQLRAFVAVVDAGGFGAAATVLGLSQSAVSHAVASLERTLNSPLIVRSTPVRTTALGDVVLPHARSALVAMDAISEAGARHEATTGGTVRLAATPTVCQGLLPSLLRHWAERLPAIRIRVFEGGSDEIEAWLASATADAAIVVDPPDGSGSLLAIDPFFALLPKDHPLAGEEAVHVADLADDPLILSPNGCERHIRTIYRLAGEEYTLARRVRDLGTLISMVQAGLGVSILPEVSRPLVPEDLVLVRVTPHHSRSLVLRGPQGRAWSPPVRALVDAVAQLSTGTISPGPDRPRGPLAQKTGSVPSRALRDSP, encoded by the coding sequence GTGGCGCTCAATCCGGCGCAGTTGCGTGCGTTCGTCGCCGTCGTCGACGCGGGCGGTTTCGGTGCGGCGGCAACGGTCCTGGGGCTGAGCCAGTCGGCCGTGTCGCACGCCGTCGCCTCGCTGGAGCGCACCCTCAACTCCCCGCTGATCGTCCGCTCGACCCCCGTACGCACCACTGCCCTTGGCGATGTGGTTCTGCCGCACGCCCGCTCGGCCCTCGTGGCGATGGACGCGATCTCCGAGGCAGGGGCCCGGCATGAGGCGACAACGGGCGGCACGGTACGCCTCGCTGCCACCCCCACGGTCTGCCAGGGCCTGCTCCCCTCGCTGCTGCGCCACTGGGCGGAGCGCCTGCCGGCCATCCGTATCCGTGTCTTCGAAGGCGGCAGCGACGAGATCGAGGCCTGGCTCGCGAGCGCGACGGCCGACGCCGCCATCGTGGTCGACCCGCCGGACGGAAGCGGCTCGCTGCTGGCGATCGATCCCTTCTTCGCCCTGCTCCCGAAGGATCACCCCTTGGCGGGGGAGGAGGCCGTCCACGTCGCGGACCTGGCGGACGACCCGCTGATCCTCTCGCCGAACGGCTGCGAACGTCACATCCGCACGATCTACCGGCTGGCGGGGGAGGAGTACACCCTGGCCCGTCGTGTACGGGATCTCGGAACCCTCATCAGCATGGTCCAGGCCGGCCTCGGCGTCTCGATCCTTCCGGAGGTCTCCCGCCCGCTGGTTCCGGAGGACCTCGTGCTGGTGCGCGTCACCCCACATCACAGCAGGAGCCTGGTGTTGCGCGGCCCGCAGGGGCGCGCCTGGTCACCCCCGGTGCGTGCGCTCGTGGACGCAGTGGCGCAACTGTCCACCGGCACGATCAGTCCAGGCCCCGACCGGCCCCGCGGACCCCTGGCGCAGAAGACCGGTTCGGTCCCCTCCCGGGCCCTGCGGGACAGCCCCTAG
- a CDS encoding 4-oxalocrotonate tautomerase family protein yields MPYIRVTVSDPDLAPAHRYTLAGGLTDLAVSALGKSAARTTVHVNQVPADHFFIAGRPVLEATGAQVEVSITAGTNSAEEKAQFITGAYALLRETLGVLPPIAGVALYELHPESYGYNGVTQFDHYRRTPQPAEAVG; encoded by the coding sequence ATGCCGTACATCCGCGTCACCGTCTCCGATCCGGACCTTGCTCCCGCTCACCGGTACACGCTGGCAGGCGGTCTGACGGACCTGGCGGTCTCAGCACTCGGTAAATCCGCGGCCCGCACCACGGTCCACGTGAACCAGGTCCCGGCCGACCATTTCTTCATCGCCGGCCGTCCGGTCCTGGAGGCCACTGGCGCGCAGGTGGAGGTGAGTATCACCGCAGGCACCAACAGCGCTGAAGAGAAGGCGCAGTTCATCACCGGGGCCTACGCACTACTGCGGGAAACGCTGGGCGTACTGCCTCCGATCGCCGGGGTCGCGCTGTACGAACTCCACCCCGAGAGCTACGGCTACAACGGCGTCACGCAATTCGATCACTACCGGCGCACGCCCCAGCCCGCCGAGGCCGTGGGGTGA
- a CDS encoding caspase family protein — MTFTGSWGGKVEGVSRTALLIGVGDNPGAEQCLRPLGTTVEADLRAMTAALRGSGYTVEALRDPTRNEITERITAVSNSAAADSTLLLYFTGHGVRIGDTDYLVPADGQTPASGGGTPGGWEQPHIRESLLDADISKYLAGCGADTVLWLIDACRSVEDARAAAFGSHITKGPPNAGFAVMTGCAPGERSGFTETGSFFSLALAQALGPLTEAGTVEQVYQATGRQTKHLARRARAEPQQVQIRYGSDREARTRSRTIARSRPLLEAWQDAVRTTALWKHVPDGDTEAVAHLQDGLAALAIDVARQVHHAQERLPDPWADDEFPVRLLRERLPVLLSAKTELSALEVTALIAGVLLHEAAWADRLSQAAELMPYLVRRSSDADDQRRHYEQIAEHHPQISEKLTGWYWWDTDPSDDRNAVMLWLVHRWIGERFATDEEAVPAVLADSFVAGLLGASRPAAGETLTGRAAQLSAALRTVSAGLVLGAPSDDQRTALPGRHVVPAVRKAPQRLRVRPLAALLRLAGLLALDARRLPEVLAEHLAVSDPVVPCEVITVLRDALWDPDQEGGAPSYLHLDAVCPHPAIHAALASVVEDADELGYSLRETAVRLPADEAVLLRGVPARLTDHRLRPEEQQGLDAYDVPLARFSLAQTEIRQLLMGEKLYDGNPALALRELYQNAMDACRYRDMRVRYLRGCGKEPRAWTGRIRIETGEDSHGRYVECVDNGVGMTVDQLKSTFTRAGRRFDQSRSFRREQAAWLRHDRSLRLYPNSRFGIGVFSYFMLADEMTIVTRPVGPDGRPAVKALRVEIPVSGSLFRVREDEERDGAVLPDGGTRVRLYLRDSHALKGGACLTSLRSLVLISEFELEVRGEDGREQNWPPACLRSGDGPNRIVTRSAVEALPGTLWWVEGDGAIVCDGIVADRKTFGYVLNLTGEHAGELSVNRNKLEGYDRRWAHQRIRLGAQALSAWPGLTLDWLRTMESRHPAIARILWREWQGQGVQVLADHGRTVNLDEVGWFRLDSGLDDRSGRSEERWLRTAVRPWRSAVLGHSYRAQQEAAPRSLEGHPIPRPGWSDIAARVRGDWRNAVVVAHKQGVTVADVLRATRGLRIAHLRLAGPAVHSGGDLNWKPDFTDRKIMTGLLGAEHVHLSSPSGRVRGHSEQGSSAEIHYQHPPQDLSGIVRASAKFGNSLGELATVCAKYAPFLSESLAAVPDHHRDHVCTDDELRLLYLQEDAITWSPATSPWDIRAVAGATHRSPRDVLRRVAEFGWLRPVPDQELVDRWAAAPDDLFPVLRRYVVVGSDGLPVLPWAATLDLSAEWEISVRKAERILAKAAKALGLVHRRRYAEGAAGRGVFLSPETGSLAGWLHGQGIRLEDGVALRDLAYVRPHDMSHEELSWYADELREADVELPDAASLLEAWDGLPTPSRYAFSGTDPSWDGADYPVPATSAVLFTASQQLRQKLSFLWKTAHREAQHLKLGPELVAPELPKELKKFRPTWDETVALVDLGPDDDSDGEWFESPRWKPLTPQRLVTYACERHQGARTAYRALAPLRAIGALVPELSAEAVAALPDDVPGAHDALAVDPAHRVSAPGSPLVPLDLVSIAGRLGESMRDTWRRITPYLGLEETAPSVTVVLDAVPHWQDLAILSEGFDGRLPALAGPVSRERVVLAARAVEETPEWVRDRMELYAEMFGLRLAPVTGKEEGA, encoded by the coding sequence GTGACGTTCACAGGAAGCTGGGGGGGCAAGGTGGAAGGCGTCAGTCGTACGGCACTCCTGATCGGCGTGGGTGACAACCCCGGAGCCGAACAGTGCCTCCGACCGCTGGGGACGACGGTCGAGGCGGATCTGCGGGCCATGACAGCCGCTCTGCGGGGCAGCGGCTACACCGTGGAGGCACTGCGCGATCCGACGCGCAATGAGATCACCGAGCGCATCACCGCCGTGTCCAACAGCGCGGCCGCCGACAGCACTCTGCTCCTCTACTTCACCGGACACGGCGTACGTATCGGCGACACCGACTACCTGGTACCCGCCGACGGCCAGACTCCGGCCAGTGGGGGCGGTACACCGGGCGGCTGGGAACAGCCCCACATCCGCGAGTCCCTGCTGGACGCGGACATCAGCAAGTACCTGGCCGGCTGCGGTGCCGATACCGTGCTGTGGCTGATCGACGCGTGCCGTTCGGTGGAGGACGCACGGGCCGCCGCGTTCGGCAGCCACATCACGAAGGGGCCGCCGAACGCCGGCTTCGCGGTGATGACCGGGTGTGCGCCCGGTGAACGCAGCGGCTTCACGGAGACGGGCAGCTTCTTCTCCCTGGCCCTCGCGCAGGCCCTCGGTCCGCTGACCGAGGCCGGCACGGTGGAGCAGGTGTACCAGGCGACCGGGCGGCAGACGAAACACCTGGCCAGACGCGCGCGGGCCGAACCGCAGCAGGTGCAGATCCGTTACGGAAGCGACCGGGAGGCCCGGACCAGGTCCCGGACGATCGCACGGAGCAGGCCGCTGCTGGAGGCCTGGCAGGACGCCGTGCGTACAACGGCCCTCTGGAAGCACGTCCCGGACGGTGACACCGAGGCCGTGGCCCACCTCCAGGACGGCCTGGCCGCATTGGCCATCGACGTGGCCCGGCAGGTCCACCACGCCCAGGAGCGGCTGCCCGACCCTTGGGCCGACGACGAGTTCCCGGTACGTCTGCTGCGCGAACGGCTCCCGGTCCTGCTGTCCGCGAAAACCGAGTTGTCCGCTCTTGAGGTCACGGCCCTGATCGCCGGCGTCCTGCTGCACGAGGCGGCCTGGGCCGACCGGCTGAGCCAGGCCGCCGAACTCATGCCGTACCTCGTGCGCCGCAGCTCCGACGCCGACGACCAGCGGCGGCACTACGAGCAGATCGCCGAACACCACCCGCAGATCAGCGAGAAGCTCACCGGCTGGTACTGGTGGGACACCGACCCCTCCGACGACCGGAACGCGGTCATGCTGTGGCTGGTGCACCGCTGGATCGGGGAACGGTTCGCCACCGACGAGGAGGCCGTACCCGCCGTACTGGCCGACTCGTTCGTGGCAGGGCTGCTCGGCGCGTCGCGGCCCGCGGCAGGCGAGACCCTCACCGGCAGGGCGGCGCAGCTGTCCGCCGCCCTGCGCACGGTCTCCGCGGGCCTCGTCCTCGGCGCCCCGTCCGACGACCAGCGGACCGCCCTGCCGGGCCGTCACGTCGTACCTGCCGTACGGAAGGCGCCGCAGCGGCTGCGGGTACGCCCCCTCGCCGCGCTGCTGCGCCTCGCGGGGCTGCTCGCCCTCGACGCGCGGCGCCTGCCGGAGGTCCTCGCCGAGCACCTCGCCGTCTCCGATCCGGTGGTGCCGTGCGAGGTGATCACCGTGCTGCGGGACGCCCTGTGGGACCCCGACCAGGAGGGCGGTGCGCCCTCGTACCTGCATCTCGACGCCGTGTGCCCGCACCCCGCGATCCATGCCGCGCTCGCCTCGGTCGTCGAGGACGCCGACGAACTCGGCTACTCCCTGCGGGAGACGGCGGTGCGGCTGCCGGCCGACGAGGCGGTTCTGCTGCGGGGCGTGCCCGCGCGGCTGACCGACCACCGACTACGGCCGGAGGAACAGCAGGGGCTGGATGCGTACGACGTGCCTCTCGCGCGTTTTTCCCTGGCGCAGACGGAGATCCGCCAACTGCTGATGGGCGAGAAACTGTACGACGGCAACCCCGCCCTCGCCCTGCGGGAGCTGTACCAGAACGCCATGGACGCCTGCCGCTACCGGGACATGCGCGTCCGCTACCTGCGCGGCTGCGGCAAGGAGCCCCGGGCCTGGACGGGCCGTATCCGTATCGAGACGGGCGAGGACAGCCACGGGCGCTACGTCGAGTGCGTCGACAACGGTGTCGGCATGACCGTCGACCAGCTCAAGAGCACCTTCACCCGGGCCGGGCGCCGTTTCGACCAGTCCCGCTCCTTCCGGCGCGAGCAGGCCGCCTGGCTCCGGCACGACCGGTCGCTGCGGCTGTACCCCAACAGCCGTTTCGGGATCGGCGTGTTCAGCTACTTCATGCTGGCCGATGAAATGACGATCGTCACCCGGCCCGTCGGCCCCGACGGGCGCCCGGCCGTGAAGGCACTGCGCGTCGAGATCCCGGTGAGCGGAAGCCTGTTCCGGGTACGGGAGGACGAGGAGCGCGACGGCGCGGTCCTGCCCGACGGCGGCACGCGCGTCCGGCTCTACCTGCGCGACTCCCATGCCCTGAAAGGGGGTGCGTGTCTGACATCGCTGCGGTCCCTGGTGCTCATCAGCGAGTTCGAGCTGGAGGTCCGCGGCGAGGACGGCCGGGAGCAGAACTGGCCGCCTGCGTGCCTGCGATCCGGCGACGGGCCGAACCGGATCGTCACGCGCTCGGCCGTCGAGGCGCTGCCCGGCACGCTGTGGTGGGTCGAGGGCGACGGGGCGATCGTGTGCGACGGCATCGTGGCCGACCGAAAGACCTTCGGTTACGTCCTCAATCTGACGGGTGAGCACGCCGGTGAACTCAGCGTCAACCGGAACAAACTGGAGGGCTACGACCGCCGCTGGGCGCATCAGCGGATCCGGCTCGGCGCCCAGGCACTCTCCGCATGGCCCGGACTGACTCTCGACTGGCTGAGAACCATGGAGTCACGTCATCCGGCGATTGCCCGGATCCTCTGGAGGGAGTGGCAGGGGCAGGGCGTCCAGGTCCTGGCTGACCACGGCCGCACGGTGAACCTCGACGAGGTCGGCTGGTTCCGACTGGACTCGGGCCTCGACGACCGGTCGGGCCGGTCGGAGGAGAGATGGCTCCGCACCGCGGTCCGCCCCTGGCGTTCCGCGGTTCTGGGGCACTCGTACCGTGCGCAGCAGGAAGCGGCCCCCCGGTCGCTCGAAGGCCACCCCATCCCGCGTCCGGGCTGGTCGGACATCGCGGCCCGGGTCAGGGGCGACTGGCGCAACGCGGTGGTTGTCGCCCACAAGCAGGGGGTGACCGTGGCGGACGTACTGCGTGCGACGCGGGGCCTGCGCATCGCCCACCTCCGGCTGGCCGGCCCGGCGGTCCACAGCGGCGGGGACCTGAACTGGAAGCCGGATTTCACCGACCGGAAGATCATGACCGGACTCCTGGGGGCAGAGCACGTGCACCTGTCCTCCCCTTCCGGCAGGGTCCGCGGGCACTCCGAGCAGGGTTCCAGCGCAGAGATCCACTACCAGCATCCGCCCCAGGACCTCAGCGGGATCGTGCGCGCATCCGCCAAGTTCGGGAACTCACTGGGCGAGTTGGCCACCGTCTGCGCCAAATACGCTCCCTTCCTGAGCGAATCCCTGGCCGCCGTACCCGATCACCACCGCGACCATGTCTGCACCGACGACGAACTGAGGCTGCTCTACCTCCAGGAGGACGCGATCACCTGGTCCCCGGCCACGAGCCCCTGGGACATCCGAGCGGTGGCGGGGGCGACACATCGCAGCCCCCGGGACGTGTTGCGCCGCGTGGCGGAATTCGGCTGGCTCCGGCCCGTGCCGGACCAGGAACTGGTCGACCGGTGGGCGGCCGCACCGGATGACCTCTTCCCGGTTCTACGACGGTACGTCGTCGTGGGGAGCGACGGTCTCCCCGTACTGCCGTGGGCCGCGACCCTCGATCTCTCGGCCGAGTGGGAGATCTCGGTGCGCAAGGCGGAGCGCATCCTCGCCAAAGCAGCCAAGGCCCTCGGCCTCGTCCACCGCCGGAGGTACGCGGAGGGGGCAGCCGGACGAGGGGTATTCCTCTCTCCCGAAACAGGGTCTCTCGCGGGTTGGCTGCACGGCCAGGGCATCCGTCTGGAGGACGGAGTCGCGCTCCGCGATCTCGCATATGTGCGGCCGCACGACATGTCGCACGAGGAACTTTCCTGGTACGCCGACGAACTGCGCGAAGCGGATGTGGAACTCCCCGATGCTGCGAGCCTGTTGGAGGCCTGGGACGGCCTCCCGACGCCCAGCAGGTACGCGTTCTCCGGCACGGACCCCTCCTGGGACGGGGCCGACTACCCTGTACCGGCCACGTCAGCCGTACTGTTCACCGCGAGCCAGCAACTGCGGCAGAAGCTGTCGTTCCTGTGGAAGACCGCGCACCGGGAGGCGCAGCACCTGAAGCTCGGGCCGGAACTGGTCGCGCCCGAACTGCCCAAGGAGCTGAAGAAGTTCCGCCCCACGTGGGACGAGACCGTGGCGCTTGTCGACCTCGGACCGGACGACGACAGCGACGGCGAGTGGTTCGAAAGCCCCCGCTGGAAGCCGCTGACGCCCCAGCGTCTTGTCACCTACGCCTGCGAGCGGCACCAGGGCGCACGCACCGCGTACCGGGCGCTGGCGCCGCTGCGCGCCATCGGCGCCCTGGTGCCCGAACTGTCCGCCGAGGCGGTGGCCGCGCTCCCCGACGACGTACCCGGCGCCCACGACGCCTTGGCAGTCGACCCGGCCCACCGGGTCTCCGCGCCCGGTTCACCGCTGGTGCCCCTGGACCTGGTGAGCATCGCCGGCCGCCTCGGCGAGTCCATGCGGGACACCTGGCGCCGCATCACCCCTTACCTGGGGCTCGAAGAAACAGCGCCTTCGGTCACCGTGGTCCTCGACGCCGTACCGCACTGGCAGGATCTGGCGATCCTCTCGGAGGGCTTCGACGGCAGGCTGCCCGCTCTTGCGGGTCCGGTGAGCCGGGAACGCGTCGTGCTGGCCGCCCGGGCGGTCGAGGAGACACCCGAATGGGTCCGGGACCGGATGGAGTTGTACGCGGAGATGTTCGGACTGCGCCTGGCTCCCGTCACCGGGAAAGAGGAGGGGGCATGA
- a CDS encoding nucleoside hydrolase → MTAQPLYFDCDTGIDDSMALAYLLASPEIEIVGIGTVSGNVNSRQAARNTLALTQLAGRATIPVAVGAADPQAGTYAGSVPHIHGHNGIGDITVPDSDQSAVSQDAADMIIELARAHRGKLRLLTTGPLTNVAEALRREPELPSLVQDITIMGGAAYQSGNVTPVAEANIHNDPEAAAEVLAAPWDITLVPLDVTLAHVLEESDRRRLLDSGSPLPVALGEMLDLYFDFYLETFGRRCCAVHDPMAAAIAVGGVVPTLAPTVDVVVDDTQGPGRGQTVCDLRGQFLNYPPQDGAHCRVVLEAGPGSAAHLVERLLTL, encoded by the coding sequence ATGACAGCCCAGCCGCTCTACTTCGACTGCGACACCGGCATCGACGACTCGATGGCGCTCGCCTATCTGCTGGCCTCCCCCGAGATAGAGATAGTCGGCATCGGCACCGTCAGCGGCAACGTCAACTCCCGGCAGGCGGCCCGCAACACCCTGGCGCTCACCCAGCTCGCCGGGCGCGCCACCATCCCCGTCGCCGTCGGCGCCGCCGATCCGCAGGCCGGTACGTACGCGGGCTCCGTGCCGCACATCCACGGCCACAACGGTATCGGCGACATCACCGTGCCCGACTCGGACCAGTCGGCCGTCTCGCAGGACGCCGCCGACATGATCATCGAGCTCGCCCGCGCCCACCGGGGAAAGCTCCGGCTGCTCACCACCGGCCCCCTCACCAACGTCGCCGAGGCCCTCCGCCGGGAGCCCGAACTGCCGTCGCTGGTCCAGGACATCACCATCATGGGCGGCGCCGCGTACCAGAGCGGAAACGTCACCCCGGTCGCCGAGGCGAACATCCACAACGACCCCGAGGCCGCCGCCGAAGTCCTCGCCGCGCCGTGGGACATCACGCTCGTCCCGCTCGACGTCACCCTCGCCCACGTCCTCGAAGAGTCGGACCGCCGGCGCCTGCTGGACTCGGGCAGCCCGCTGCCGGTCGCCCTGGGCGAGATGCTGGACCTCTACTTCGACTTCTACCTGGAGACGTTCGGTCGCCGCTGCTGCGCCGTGCACGACCCGATGGCCGCGGCCATCGCCGTAGGAGGCGTGGTGCCCACGCTCGCGCCCACTGTGGATGTCGTGGTCGACGACACCCAGGGCCCCGGCCGCGGCCAGACGGTCTGCGACCTGCGCGGCCAGTTCCTCAACTACCCGCCGCAGGACGGTGCCCACTGCCGCGTCGTACTGGAGGCCGGCCCGGGCTCCGCCGCGCACCTCGTCGAGCGGCTCCTGACTCTCTGA
- a CDS encoding MFS transporter, giving the protein MEVAENGLLHGKKAATLVATLLLSVIAYQLNASMITPALPEMARRLHGSVDGIAQVSSLFFLAGAITGVVLSRLSDFWGRRRILIAVLLVTAVGTVLCLAAPNLPVLLTGRVLQGASSAAFQIAYVVLNERLSKKVFATALGVITAINGGVGGVDGLLGGRLSDAFGYRSIFAVILVIGVAASVCVAFVLPKDGRPDKGRMDWWGAATLSIALYCVTYLVSHGFADGWHSASTLGYLAGTVVSAIAFGMVERRRATPLIALKHLKSREVWPVIATTVIALSGIFAVINFTVVVISQSPKIGFGMNATESSLLFLTPAALIGLAAAPMAGRLADRRGWLITLRVGLVLSIVALCVIASYPLEKWTVFAAVAFLGITYNGLVLTTVNGLGVLNSPKDAPAALPGLNSAAFGIGASTGIGIVAPYAARATHAGYSTALWISVGITVLALVASLFITRRAD; this is encoded by the coding sequence TTGGAAGTCGCTGAAAACGGCCTCCTGCACGGGAAGAAGGCGGCAACGCTCGTCGCAACGCTGTTGCTGAGTGTGATCGCCTACCAGTTGAACGCCAGCATGATCACCCCCGCGCTGCCCGAAATGGCGCGTCGGCTCCACGGAAGCGTGGACGGCATAGCGCAGGTCTCCTCGCTGTTCTTCCTGGCCGGAGCGATCACGGGGGTCGTCCTGAGCCGCCTCAGTGACTTCTGGGGACGCCGCCGGATCCTCATCGCCGTCCTGCTCGTGACCGCCGTGGGCACGGTCCTCTGCCTCGCCGCCCCGAACCTGCCGGTCCTGCTGACCGGCCGGGTGCTGCAGGGCGCGTCGAGTGCTGCCTTCCAGATCGCGTACGTCGTCCTCAACGAGCGGCTCAGCAAGAAGGTCTTCGCGACCGCCCTCGGAGTGATCACCGCGATCAACGGCGGGGTCGGCGGTGTGGACGGCCTCCTGGGCGGCCGGCTCTCCGACGCCTTCGGCTACCGGTCGATCTTCGCCGTCATCCTGGTGATCGGTGTCGCCGCTTCGGTCTGCGTGGCGTTCGTCCTGCCCAAGGACGGGCGGCCGGACAAGGGCCGCATGGACTGGTGGGGCGCTGCCACCCTGTCGATCGCGCTCTACTGCGTCACGTACCTCGTCTCGCACGGCTTCGCCGACGGATGGCACAGCGCGAGCACCCTCGGCTACCTGGCCGGAACCGTCGTCTCGGCCATCGCCTTCGGCATGGTCGAGCGCCGCAGGGCCACGCCCCTGATCGCCCTGAAGCACCTCAAGTCCCGTGAGGTGTGGCCGGTCATCGCGACGACCGTGATCGCCCTGTCCGGAATCTTCGCCGTCATCAACTTCACCGTGGTCGTCATCAGCCAGAGCCCGAAGATCGGCTTCGGCATGAACGCCACCGAATCGTCGCTGCTCTTCCTCACCCCCGCAGCACTGATCGGGCTGGCCGCCGCCCCGATGGCCGGGCGGCTGGCCGACCGGCGGGGCTGGTTGATCACGCTCCGCGTCGGTCTCGTCCTGAGCATCGTGGCCCTCTGCGTCATCGCCTCGTACCCGCTGGAGAAATGGACCGTCTTCGCGGCGGTCGCCTTCCTCGGCATCACGTACAACGGCCTCGTCCTGACCACGGTGAACGGCCTGGGTGTCCTGAACTCGCCCAAGGACGCGCCCGCCGCGCTGCCCGGCCTCAACAGCGCCGCCTTCGGGATCGGCGCGAGCACCGGCATCGGCATCGTCGCCCCGTACGCGGCCCGCGCCACGCACGCCGGCTACAGCACCGCGCTGTGGATCTCGGTGGGGATCACCGTCCTCGCCCTGGTGGCCAGCCTCTTCATCACCCGCCGGGCAGACTGA